In Penaeus chinensis breed Huanghai No. 1 chromosome 11, ASM1920278v2, whole genome shotgun sequence, a genomic segment contains:
- the LOC125030705 gene encoding venom protease-like has translation MKLLVLCLGLLSTCNSQVIFPSETSNAGTPSPAAIEAVDDELYRALSVDERRNVNTGPVPSCFTPEGEPGTCQPLQRCPSYFPLLSSLRAPGVINFFRQRICRVFSRNVFLCCPSRPTPALPFVGPTRPVASSSSIIPPKVECGRPSVQKVIGGEEIAVGSWPWLAAVGTLQGRTFLASCGGTLITRRHVLTASHCFDDPRFVNPTMVRLGEHDLTSSSDNARPQDFRIAGRRSPGYNRRTHENDFEVLILDSDVAFNEVIRPACLPFDERSNSFQNTDLTVIGWGRTSTTSLRTSSVPVQADVPVVDTNSCSRAYQRVESKPVVDQRHLCAGKGSTDSCGGDSGGPLNYLGGDKRYYVVGVVSFAVDCARPEFPGVYTRVTSYLDWLVPVLEST, from the exons ATGAAATTGCTGGTGCTGTGTCTTGGCCTGCTCTCAACATGCAACAGTCAAG TAATCTTTCCGAGTGAGACATCGAACGCTGGCACGCCATCGCCAGCGGCAATCGAGGCGGTCGACGACGAACTGTACCGCGCCCTTTCGGTGGATGAACGGCGCAACGTGAACACCGGTCCCGTTCCCTCATGCTTCACGCCCGAGGGGGAGCCCG GCACGTGTCAGCCGCTGCAGAGATGTCCCAGTTACTTCCCGCTGTTAAGTTCGCTCCGCGCGCCCGGGGTCATCAACTTCTTCAGGCAACGCATTTGCAG GGTCTTCTCCCGCAACGTGTTCCTGTGCTGCCCCTCCAGGCCGACCCCCGCCTTGCCCTTCGTCGGTCCCACTCGCCCCGTCGCCTCGTCCTCCAGCATCATTCCCCCCAAGGTTGAGTGCGGGCGGCCGTCCGTTCAGAAGGTCATCGGCGGGGAGGAAATTGCG GTGGGCAGTTGGCCGTGGCTGGCGGCGGTGGGCACGTTGCAAGGGCGGACCTTCCTGGCTTCGTGCGGAGGAACCCTCATCACCCGCAGGCACGTCCTGACGGCGTCGCACTGCTTCGACGACCCGCGATTCGTTAACCC GACGATGGTTCGGCTGGGCGAGCACGATCTCACGAGCAGCAGCGACAACGCGAGGCCTCAGGACTTCCGCATCGCCGGACGTCGCAGCCCCGGCTACAACCGCAGGACCCATGAGAACGACTTCGAGGTCCTCATCCTCGACTCAGATGTGGCTTTTAACG AGGTGATCCGGCCCGCGTGTCTTCCCTTCGACGAGCGCAGCAACAGCTTCCAGAACACCGACCTGACGGTGATTGGCTGGGGCAGGACCTCCACCA CGAGCCTCAGAACCTCGTCGGTGCCTGTCCAGGCCGACGTCCCTGTGGTGGATACCAACTCCTGCAGCAGGGCGTACCAGAGGGTGGAGTCCAAGCCGGTGGTGGACCAGAGGCACCTCTGCGCCGGGAAGGGATCGACCGACTCCTGCGGG GGCGACAGCGGCGGGCCCCTCAACTACCTCGGGGGCGACAAAAGGTACTACGTGGTGGGCGTGGTCTCTTTCGCCGTGGACTGCGCCCGCCCGGAATTCCCCGGCGTCTACACCCGAGTCACGAGTTACCTGGACTGGCTCGTCCCCGTCCTGGAGTCGACGTAG